A stretch of the Cryomorphaceae bacterium 1068 genome encodes the following:
- a CDS encoding 4Fe-4S dicluster domain-containing protein — protein MAIIITDECINCGACEPECPNNAIYEGGVEWRMSDGTDLKGDLTTPMGNTYEADAEQEPVDMDVYYIVTDKCTECVGFHDEPQCAAVCPVDCCVDDPDFRESEEQLTKKKEFMHL, from the coding sequence ATGGCCATAATTATAACAGACGAGTGCATCAACTGCGGAGCTTGCGAGCCCGAATGTCCCAATAACGCAATTTACGAAGGCGGCGTGGAATGGCGCATGAGCGATGGAACAGACTTAAAAGGAGACCTCACAACCCCCATGGGAAATACCTACGAGGCTGATGCCGAGCAGGAACCTGTGGATATGGACGTATATTACATCGTGACGGATAAGTGCACGGAGTGTGTGGGATTTCACGATGAGCCTCAGTGTGCGGCCGTATGTCCTGTAGATTGCTGCGTGGATGACCCCGATTTCCGCGAAAGCGAAGAGCAGCTCACCAAGAAGAAGGAGTTCATGCATTTGTGA
- the serC gene encoding 3-phosphoserine/phosphohydroxythreonine transaminase: protein MVHNFSAGPCVLPQEVFQKASESILEYNGTGLSIIEMSHRSKEFVEVMEHARSLVKELLNVPDGYTVLFLQGGASLGFYMSAINFMKNEGGVGAYVDTGAWSNKAIKEAKLLGDVNVLASSKADNYNNIPKGYSVPSDADYLHITSNNTIFGTQFKAFPESTPPLLCDMSSDIFSKAVDVSKFDLIYAGSQKNMGPAGTTVYIVKEDALGKTGRNIPSMLDLQVHDSKDSMFNTPPVFAVYGSMLTMEWMKKEGGVAEMERRNDAKSDLLYNEIDRNPLFEGTTAVEDRSCMNPTFVLKEEASHAERFDKMWKEARINGLKGHRSVGGYRASMYNALSIDSVQVLVDVMQELERTA from the coding sequence ATGGTTCATAATTTCAGCGCAGGACCCTGCGTACTTCCTCAGGAAGTGTTTCAAAAAGCTTCAGAAAGTATCTTAGAATACAATGGTACAGGTCTCTCTATCATAGAGATGTCTCACCGTAGCAAAGAATTCGTAGAAGTGATGGAGCACGCACGCAGCCTCGTGAAAGAGCTGCTCAATGTACCCGATGGATACACCGTTCTCTTTCTGCAAGGAGGGGCAAGTCTTGGTTTTTACATGAGCGCCATCAACTTTATGAAAAATGAGGGTGGAGTAGGAGCGTATGTCGATACAGGCGCTTGGTCAAACAAAGCCATCAAGGAAGCCAAGCTTTTGGGTGATGTGAATGTTTTGGCTTCAAGCAAGGCAGATAATTACAATAATATTCCAAAGGGATACAGTGTGCCGAGTGATGCAGATTACCTTCACATTACTTCCAACAATACCATTTTCGGAACCCAATTCAAGGCTTTTCCCGAAAGCACTCCACCACTTCTTTGCGATATGTCCAGCGACATTTTTAGCAAGGCAGTCGATGTGTCGAAATTCGATTTGATCTATGCCGGTTCGCAGAAAAATATGGGGCCGGCGGGAACGACCGTTTACATAGTAAAAGAAGATGCTCTAGGCAAAACGGGAAGAAACATTCCCTCCATGCTCGATCTTCAAGTGCACGACAGCAAAGACTCGATGTTTAATACACCGCCTGTTTTCGCCGTCTACGGATCAATGCTTACCATGGAATGGATGAAAAAAGAAGGTGGAGTAGCAGAAATGGAGCGTCGCAATGATGCCAAGTCAGACTTGCTTTACAACGAAATTGATCGCAATCCTTTGTTTGAAGGGACCACTGCAGTAGAAGACAGAAGTTGCATGAACCCAACCTTTGTGCTCAAAGAAGAGGCGAGCCACGCCGAGCGCTTTGACAAAATGTGGAAAGAGGCCCGAATCAACGGATTGAAAGGGCATCGCTCAGTAGGAGGATACCGCGCATCGATGTACAATGCCCTTAGTATTGACAGCGTACAGGTGCTGGTGGACGTGATGCAAGAATTAGAAAGAACCGCTTAA
- the pyrR gene encoding bifunctional pyr operon transcriptional regulator/uracil phosphoribosyltransferase PyrR — protein MNPVELLNSDQLSITITRLCHELVEIHGDFSQSAIVGLQPRGVFLANRIVKRLEEITGVENIRHGDLDITFYRDDFRRKSVPPTPSDIRMDFTVEGLNVVLVDDVLFTGRTIRAGLDALLAFGRPNTVELMVLIDRRFSRHLPVQSDYTGRTIDSIASERVEVEWVETEGTDRVTLLSTKSE, from the coding sequence GTGAATCCCGTTGAGCTTCTAAATAGCGATCAGCTTTCGATTACCATCACACGTCTTTGCCACGAATTGGTAGAGATTCATGGTGATTTTAGCCAATCGGCCATTGTAGGCTTGCAGCCCAGAGGTGTTTTCTTGGCAAATCGAATTGTAAAGCGCTTGGAAGAGATCACAGGGGTTGAAAATATTCGACACGGAGATCTCGATATTACTTTTTACCGCGACGATTTCCGCCGAAAAAGCGTTCCACCCACACCCAGCGATATCCGTATGGATTTTACCGTAGAAGGCCTCAACGTAGTCTTGGTAGATGATGTGCTTTTCACGGGAAGAACGATACGTGCCGGTCTTGATGCCCTGCTGGCTTTTGGCCGACCAAACACGGTAGAACTCATGGTTTTGATCGATCGCCGCTTTAGTCGCCATTTGCCTGTGCAGTCTGATTATACCGGGCGTACTATAGATAGCATTGCCAGCGAGCGCGTAGAAGTGGAATGGGTGGAAACTGAAGGAACCGATCGTGTAACCCTCTTATCAACAAAAAGTGAGTAG
- a CDS encoding acyl-CoA reductase: MSSNKSELETKLKHLHLIFRQLAFLESSDQVLNDEAIERFNGLAIHAQNLNPWFTEESIQKSLEGFAFMLRPEAVKLWLTKYELTPKDKKRIGLVLAGNLPMVGFHDILAVLVSGNHPVVKLSSQDRLLLPTIFELFNKTSSNGPFDITWLEDRKLDDIDAIIATGSNNSSRYFEYYFGKYPNIIRKNRNSVAVISGTETDEELKLLGEDIFSYFGLGCRNVAKLYVKDNFDLDRFFGSIIDYNPIVNHNKYANNYDYYKALWLMNQEDLLDNGFLLLRKSESISSPVGTLFYERYSKEDNLLDKLSAQSEEIQCIVSKNDVPFGKSQKPELWDYADGVDTLEFLESIE; encoded by the coding sequence ATGTCATCAAATAAATCTGAGCTCGAAACAAAGCTCAAACATTTGCACCTCATCTTTCGCCAATTGGCTTTTCTGGAATCTTCCGATCAAGTTCTAAACGACGAAGCTATTGAAAGGTTTAATGGTTTGGCTATCCATGCCCAAAACTTGAATCCATGGTTTACGGAAGAGAGTATCCAAAAGTCTTTGGAGGGATTTGCCTTCATGCTTCGACCCGAGGCAGTGAAGCTGTGGCTCACCAAGTATGAACTTACACCGAAAGACAAGAAGCGAATCGGGTTGGTATTGGCAGGCAATCTTCCGATGGTGGGGTTCCATGACATTCTGGCCGTATTGGTAAGCGGAAATCATCCCGTGGTAAAGTTGTCAAGTCAAGACCGACTTTTACTCCCGACAATTTTTGAACTCTTCAATAAGACTTCTTCAAATGGGCCATTTGACATCACCTGGCTGGAAGACCGAAAATTAGACGATATCGACGCGATCATCGCGACGGGTTCCAACAATAGCTCGCGCTATTTTGAATATTACTTTGGAAAATACCCAAACATCATCCGTAAAAACAGGAATTCGGTAGCAGTGATTTCAGGAACGGAAACCGATGAGGAGCTAAAACTTTTAGGTGAAGATATCTTCAGCTACTTCGGATTGGGCTGCAGAAATGTGGCCAAGCTTTACGTCAAAGATAATTTTGACCTCGACCGATTTTTTGGGTCTATTATCGACTACAACCCGATTGTCAATCACAATAAATACGCGAATAACTACGACTACTACAAAGCCCTTTGGCTGATGAATCAAGAGGATTTATTGGACAATGGGTTTTTGCTTTTGCGCAAAAGCGAATCGATTTCGAGCCCTGTAGGCACACTTTTCTACGAACGATACTCTAAGGAGGATAACCTATTGGACAAGCTCTCAGCTCAATCGGAAGAGATTCAGTGCATTGTTTCCAAGAATGATGTGCCTTTCGGCAAAAGCCAGAAACCAGAATTGTGGGATTATGCCGATGGAGTGGACACCTTGGAGTTCTTAGAGAGTATAGAGTAG
- a CDS encoding D-2-hydroxyacid dehydrogenase: MNILANDGISPSGKAKLEAAGFKVITDTVDQDKLVDYINTNGVKALLVRSATTVRKDLIDACPGLQFIGRGGVGMDNIDVAYAREKGKTVANTPASSSQSVAELVMGQLFSLARATYDSNKQMAVSGNTQFKVLKKKYAKGFELRGKTLGIVGFGRIGKALASYALGAGMKVICSDKFDVDTKVKLYIHGHGNVEVDVEKVELDTLLQNSKAISLHVPKQDDGSAVIGKRELSMMPRGTVLVNAARGGVIDETLLLEALKDGHLAGVALDVFENEPTPREDLMKSDKMALTPHIGAATVEAQDRIGEELADLIVADSKRW; encoded by the coding sequence ATGAACATACTCGCAAACGACGGAATTTCTCCTTCGGGAAAAGCCAAACTGGAAGCAGCAGGATTTAAAGTAATTACAGATACTGTAGATCAAGATAAATTGGTCGACTACATCAATACCAACGGCGTAAAGGCACTATTGGTAAGAAGTGCCACCACTGTAAGAAAAGACTTGATCGACGCTTGTCCCGGGTTGCAATTCATCGGTCGCGGTGGAGTTGGAATGGACAATATCGATGTCGCTTATGCTCGTGAAAAAGGTAAGACCGTTGCCAATACGCCCGCAAGTAGCTCTCAATCGGTTGCTGAATTGGTGATGGGGCAGCTATTCAGCTTGGCTCGGGCCACCTATGATTCGAACAAGCAGATGGCAGTATCCGGAAATACTCAGTTCAAAGTATTGAAAAAGAAGTACGCCAAAGGTTTTGAGTTGCGTGGAAAGACGCTTGGTATTGTCGGTTTTGGACGTATCGGGAAAGCCTTGGCAAGTTATGCCCTAGGCGCAGGAATGAAAGTTATCTGTTCAGATAAATTCGATGTGGACACTAAAGTGAAGCTTTACATTCACGGCCACGGTAATGTAGAAGTGGATGTTGAAAAAGTTGAATTAGACACGCTCCTACAGAATAGCAAAGCCATTTCCCTTCATGTGCCGAAACAAGACGATGGTTCAGCTGTCATTGGCAAGCGGGAATTGTCAATGATGCCGCGCGGGACTGTTTTAGTTAATGCTGCTCGTGGAGGAGTTATCGATGAAACTTTACTCCTGGAGGCACTGAAAGACGGGCATCTAGCCGGTGTAGCTTTGGATGTATTTGAGAATGAGCCTACGCCTAGAGAAGACTTGATGAAATCCGACAAAATGGCTTTGACACCGCACATTGGTGCAGCTACTGTCGAAGCTCAGGATCGGATTGGTGAGGAATTGGCAGACTTGATAGTTGCTGACTCTAAGCGCTGGTAG
- a CDS encoding aspartate carbamoyltransferase catalytic subunit, translating into MSSLSVDHLLGIKGLTPGDIELIFTTADNFKDVINRPIKKVPSLRDITIANVFFENSTRTKLSFELAEKRLSADVVNFASSSSSVKKGETLIDTVNNILAMKVDMVVMRHPNPGAPHFLSKHIEAKVVNAGDGTHEHPTQALLDAFSIREKLGEVKGKKVVIVGDILHSRVALSNIYCLKKLGAEVMVCGPRTLMPKYAESLGVKVEFNLKKALEWCDVANMLRIQLERQDMAYFPSLREYTMQYGLDRDLFNSINKDIVLMHPGPINRGVEISSDLADSPNSIILQQVENGVAIRMAVLYLLAGKIKGED; encoded by the coding sequence GTGAGTAGCCTCAGCGTAGATCATCTTTTGGGAATCAAAGGGCTTACGCCCGGGGATATCGAATTGATATTTACCACGGCAGACAACTTTAAGGACGTGATTAATCGCCCGATTAAGAAAGTTCCTTCACTTCGCGACATTACCATTGCTAACGTTTTCTTTGAGAATTCTACCCGAACGAAACTCAGTTTTGAATTGGCTGAGAAACGCCTTTCAGCGGATGTAGTCAATTTCGCGTCTTCATCGTCTTCGGTGAAAAAAGGAGAGACCCTTATCGATACGGTAAATAATATCCTGGCTATGAAAGTGGATATGGTGGTGATGCGTCACCCCAATCCGGGAGCACCTCATTTCCTTTCAAAGCATATCGAAGCCAAAGTGGTGAATGCAGGTGATGGAACCCATGAGCACCCCACGCAGGCGCTACTTGATGCTTTCTCCATTCGCGAAAAACTCGGGGAAGTAAAAGGTAAGAAAGTGGTTATTGTGGGGGATATTCTTCATTCACGCGTTGCCCTTTCCAATATTTATTGCCTGAAGAAGCTTGGAGCCGAAGTTATGGTCTGTGGGCCACGGACCCTTATGCCAAAGTATGCCGAATCACTGGGTGTAAAGGTTGAGTTTAACCTCAAGAAAGCGCTCGAATGGTGTGATGTGGCCAATATGCTCCGTATCCAATTGGAGCGTCAGGATATGGCGTACTTTCCATCTTTACGGGAATACACGATGCAGTATGGCTTAGATCGAGATCTATTCAACTCTATAAATAAGGACATTGTGCTGATGCACCCCGGTCCGATCAACAGAGGAGTCGAAATCAGCAGCGATTTGGCCGATAGCCCGAACAGTATTATCCTTCAACAGGTTGAAAATGGAGTTGCCATCCGCATGGCCGTGCTTTATCTTTTGGCAGGGAAGATTAAGGGTGAGGATTAA